Part of the Marinobacterium rhizophilum genome is shown below.
CGTAACAAGCGGGCCTGGAGGTAAGGCGCAGCGCGCATCGCAGCCTATACGTCGCGTAGCAGGTTTTTCGAGGTGCCCATCACGGTCACGAGAGATCGGCGATTTCCCGCTCGATCATCCGCTTGATATGGGCTTCGTTATCGACGATGTTTTCACCGTCCTGATGCAGCGATTTAAGCAGTCCTACCATCATCGCCAGCAACACGAAGGTGAAAGGCAGGGCGCCGGCGATCGATGCCGCCTGCAGTGACTTCATGGCCTGGTCTCCACCGAGAACCAGCAGGATCAGCGTCACCCCACCCAGAACCGAGCCCCAGATGATGCGCTGCTGCACCGGGGGACGGCGGCCAAACGCCAGCAGCCGGCCCAGCACCAGGGTGCCGGAATCGGCGGAGGTGACGAAGAAAATGACCACTACCGCCAGCGCCGCGGCTTTGGCCAGCGTCGCCATGGTACCCGGCGTCAGCACATCGAAGATGTTGTAGAAAGCGCCAGCATAGTCCCAGTTATTGACCGCGGCATTATAGATACTCATGTCGGCACCGTAGATTGCTTCATGGATGCCGGCGGACCCAAGCACGCCGAACCAGAGCAGTGCCACCAGGGAGGGGATGAACATCACGCCGAGCATGAATTCGCGAATCGTGCGGCCACGGGAAATGCGTGCGATGAACATGCCGACGAAACCGGCCCAGGCGATCCACCAGCCCCAGTAGAAGATGGTCCAGCCGCCCTGCCAGACACGCTCCTCGGGGCTGCGTGCGGTCCAGAGCGTCATGGATACGGCATCGGAGACGTAGTCCCCCAGCGCGGTGACCGAGCTGGCGATCAGGTAGTTTGTGTTGCTGGACAGCAGGAAGTAGGACAGCATCCCAATGCAGATCCAGCTATTAAGCGTCGACAACCGCTTGATCCCCTTGGAAACGCCGCTGGTCGCCGAGGCCGTTGCGACAACGGTAATGAGGACGATCGACAGGATGGTCACGGTCTGGGATTTCTGCTCGATAAAGCCCAGTGAAACCAGGCCGGCGCTGATCTGTTCGACGCCGAGCCCGAGCGTCGTGGAGATACCGAAGATGGTACCAAACACGGTCAGGATATCGACGGTGTGGCCAATCGGACCGTATATTTTATTGCCGATCAGCGGGTAGAGCGCCGAGCGCATCGACAGCGGCAGCCCCTTGCGGAAGGCAAAATACGCCAGCGACAGGCCGACGATACCGTACATGGCCCAGGCGATGGTGCCCCAGTGGAAGATCGTCAACTTGACACCGCTGGCGGCAGCTTCGGCCACCAGGCTGCTGGGCACCGGAAAGCCCTCATCGCCGGGCAGCAGCCCCTGCTCCAGTGCGATCCTCTTGGCGTCGAAAAAGGCCGCCACCGCCGATTTGACGTCCTGGCTTAGAAAGGGATTGCCGCCGCTCCAGTCACTGGCGAAATGGATCATCGGCTCGGATACCCCGAAGAACAGCAAAGCAGCGCCGGTGCCGCAGCCAAACAGCATCGAAAACCAGGCAAAGTTGGTGAATTCGGGCCGGTCGTCATCGCTGCCAAGGCGTATCTTGCCGGCGCGGGAAAACGTGACGTACAGGCAGACCAGGAACGCCAGAAACATCATGACGACGTAGTACCAGCCCAGGGTGCTTTCGATCCAGGTTTTCAGCCCAAGAAATTGTTCATTGGCTGTCTTGCCGAACAGAATCGCGTAGAGCATGAAAAACACAATCATGCTGATGGCGGTGATGCCAAGGGTCGAATTTAACCCCTTCAAGATCCCTCTGGGCTCAATCAGAGCGTCTATTTTTTCGCTGGAGAGCATACGCTTCCCTCATAAGATAGATTGGGTTAGTTATTGTTTTTTTGATTTTAATAACGCAAAAAACTTGGCAATAAAAATGTTCCTGCGCTCACCCCGATAACCGGCGCATGTTTGTCAGACGCCGGCATCTAGGAGGCTGCAATGAGACTTGCGATCGGGGCGGTCAACCTTAGGCACCTCGAAAAACCTACTGCGCGACTCATATGCTGCGTTGCGCGGTGCTGGTGCGCCAGCCCGGTAGGAATCCTCATGTATACCCCATACACTGCGGTTCCTGCGCTCCGTGCGCCTTGCCTCTAAGCCCGCTCGTTACGGTTTTTCGAGGTGCCCTCTTTTCAATTACTCTCGGTGTGGGCAGGCGAACACTGCCATTAAGTTTTATTGTTTCCAGAGCGAATAAGGCTTCGGCGTTAACCCCCGCATATATTACTGAAAACAGCCGGCGAGATAATGACTTCTAGAAACTCGGATCAGTATTAGCCCGGCGGACTAATACATGAAACACGGATATGGGTTGATATTAGCGCGCCGTTACCAGACGTTCTTTTTTAACGGCGTCTTCAACGCTAAAACCTTCGCTTGCACTCATCGCGCGGCTCGCCTCGACGATCTTGCGATCACGCTCCGCTGCCAGATCGTCGAAGCTGCGGCCATTTTCTTGCGCCTGCACCCCGGTCAGCAGCTTCTCGATCACTTCAGGCGTCAGGCGCGGATCGCCCAGGTCATCCCACCAGCGGTGAAACGACGGTCCAAAGCGCTCACAGAATACGCCCAGGCCATGACCGCCACTGCCCAGATTGAACAGCATGTGCGGGCCCATGACTGACCAGCGCAGACCGGGGCCCGCATACACCGCCTTGTCGACATCTTCAACACTGGCCACCCCTTCCACCACCAGGTGAATGGCCTCGCGCCAGAGCGCAGCCTGCAGGCGGTTGGCCACGTGGCCCGGCACTTCCCTGTTAACGCGAATCGTCACCTTGGCGCAGGCGGCGTAGAACTGCTCGGCCTTTGCCAGCACATCGCTGTCGGTCTTGTCGTTGCCCAGCAGCTCCACCAGTGGAATCAGGTGCGGCGGATTGAAGGGATGACCCAGGATGAAGCGGCCGGGGTTTTTCCAGCCATCCTGCATTTCTTTGACCAGCAGGCCCGAGGCGCTGGATGCCACAATGGCATCGGCGCGCAAATGCGGCTCGATGCGGGCATAAAGCTCATGCTTGATGTCGATACGCTCGGGCACGCTTTCCTGCACAAATTGCGCCCGGACAACGGCCTCTTCCGGTGTACGGAAGAACTGTACTCTATCCATGGCACCGTTGGCGGTCAGGCCCAGGCGTTCAAGGCTCGGCCAGGCATGCTCGACATAATCGCGTACAAAGGCTTCGGCATTGTCGGAGGGATCATAGACATCCACTTCCAGTCCTGCGGCCAGAAACAGCGCCGTCCAGCTCGCGCCGATGGTGCCGGCACCCAGAATGGCGGCGACCTTAACATCCGTTGAAAAATCCACCTGCTTGTTCATTTCAAACCTCTATTACAGCCATTTGAAGATTGTTGGCACAACGCCTAAAACAGGCCGGGTTGCAGGGGCGATGCCGCCGTCAATCCGCCATCCATCACAAACATCTGTCCACTGGCATAGGCCGAATCATCGGATGCCAGCCAGAGCGCCAGCCCCGCTACATCTTCAGGCTTGCCAAAGCGCCCCACCGCGTGGCGCGCCAGCGCATCACGCTTGGCCGCCTCAGGATTGGCTGCCAGATCAAAACCTGCCTCGGCCATTTCCGTCATGATCCAGCCCGGACAGATGGCGTTACAGCGCACGCCGTCCTTGCCATGGTCCACGGCAATCGAGCGCGTCAGACCATGCACAAAGGCCTTGGAAGCGTTATAGATCGCCATGCTGGGGTCCGATACGTTGGCGCTGATGGAGCCCAGGTTGATGATGACGCCCTTGCCTGCATGCCCCAGATCCGGAATCAGTTCGCGACAGCACAGGAACACCGCCTTGGCATTCACGCCCATGACCAGGTCCCACTCGGCATCCGTGGTTTGGGTGACGGTTTTCTCGACCTGGACACCGGCGTTGTTCACCAGCACATCCACCTGGCCAAAGGCTTGCAGCGCAGTGCTGCGCAGGCGTTTAACGTCTTCCAGGCGCGACAGGTCGGCCTGCAACCAGACCACGGCTTCGGGCAGGTCCGTCGGCCGTTCCCCCCGGCCACAGCTGAGCACCCGGGCGCCATTGGCCAGAAAACGATCCACCACCGCGCGGCCGATACCGCGACCGCCGCCGGTGACAATGGCGACTTTTCCATTCAAGGCTGACATGTTTTTCTCCGTTAAAGATCAAGTACAAGACGGCTGGATTTGGCCCGCGAGCAACACACCGCCATCACGTCATTCAGGCTTTTCTCATCCGCGCTCAGGATTTGATCACGGTGCTCGGGCTCCCCGTCCAGCACATCGGTGAGGCAGGAACCACACACACCCTCTTCACACAGGGTGTTGATATCAAAACCGTTTTCCCTGAGCACCCTGAGTACCGACTTGTCCGCCGGCACCTCAAGTTCCAGCCCGGAGCGCGACAGATACACACTGAAGGGCTGGTTTTCAGCCGTGGCCACCACAGAGGCCTTGAAGCGCTCGAAATGCACCGCGTTAGCCGGCCAGTGGCTTGAGGCCGCTTCCACTGCATCCATCAGCCCGCCCGGGCCACAGCAGTACAGGTGCCGGCCCTCGATTACCTCCGCCAGCAAGGCCTGGACATCCAGCCCCCTGGCGGGATCGCCACCGTCAAAATGCATCTGCACCCGGTCCCGAAACGGTGCCTCGCTGCGCAGCCAGTCGACGAAAGCCGCATCTTCGGCACTGCGGGCACAGTAGTGCATCTCAAACTCAGCCCCCTGGCGATGCAGTTCCAGCGCCATGGACAGGATCGGCGTCACGCCTATGCCTCCGCCAATCAGCACCGATGTGGCGGCCTCTTCGGCCAGGGGGAAGTTGTTGCCAGGGCCCGTTACACGAATACGGTCTCCCACCTGGACTTCGTCATGCATGTACATGGAGCCGCCCCGGCTGGCAGCATCTTTCAGCACCGCCACGCGGTAGCTGCAACCGGTACCGGGCGCATCAAACAGCGAGTACTGCCGTGTCAGGCCATTGCCAAGGTGGATGGCCAGATGGGCGCCGGCCTCGAAGGGCGGCAGCTCGGCGCCACTGTCCAGCACCAGCTCGAAGCTGCGGATCAGCGGCGTCTCATCCTTGACGGCGCGCACAAGCAGTTCCTGCCTGTCCAGTGTGTTCATGGGATTCGACATACTCTCACCTCCGTCGATTCAGGCCAGGCGACGCCTGGCCATAGTGCCGTTACAGGTGCGCGATCTGCACGTGACGCACCGAGGTATAGCCCTCCAGGGCATAGACCGACATGTCACTGCCATAACCCGATGCCTTCATGCCACCGTGGGGCATTTCAGAGGTCGCCACGCCGTGGGTATTGACCCAGGTAATGCCGCAGCGCAGCTGTGCCGTCACGCTCATGGCCTTGCCCAGGTTCTGCGTCCAGACCGATGAGGCCAGGCCAAACTCGTTGTCATTGGCAAGGGCGATGCCCTCTTCCACACCGCTGAAACGGGTCACCGAAATGACCGGGCCGAACACCTCCTTCTGCACGATTTCATCCTGCTGACGGGCATTGGCGATGACGGTCGGCGCGTAGTAAAAGCCGTTACCGTTCAGGCGATAGCCCCCTGCCACCACTTCGGTATGGGAC
Proteins encoded:
- a CDS encoding BCCT family transporter, translated to MKGLNSTLGITAISMIVFFMLYAILFGKTANEQFLGLKTWIESTLGWYYVVMMFLAFLVCLYVTFSRAGKIRLGSDDDRPEFTNFAWFSMLFGCGTGAALLFFGVSEPMIHFASDWSGGNPFLSQDVKSAVAAFFDAKRIALEQGLLPGDEGFPVPSSLVAEAAASGVKLTIFHWGTIAWAMYGIVGLSLAYFAFRKGLPLSMRSALYPLIGNKIYGPIGHTVDILTVFGTIFGISTTLGLGVEQISAGLVSLGFIEQKSQTVTILSIVLITVVATASATSGVSKGIKRLSTLNSWICIGMLSYFLLSSNTNYLIASSVTALGDYVSDAVSMTLWTARSPEERVWQGGWTIFYWGWWIAWAGFVGMFIARISRGRTIREFMLGVMFIPSLVALLWFGVLGSAGIHEAIYGADMSIYNAAVNNWDYAGAFYNIFDVLTPGTMATLAKAAALAVVVIFFVTSADSGTLVLGRLLAFGRRPPVQQRIIWGSVLGGVTLILLVLGGDQAMKSLQAASIAGALPFTFVLLAMMVGLLKSLHQDGENIVDNEAHIKRMIEREIADLS
- a CDS encoding 3-hydroxyacyl-CoA dehydrogenase NAD-binding domain-containing protein, with the translated sequence MNKQVDFSTDVKVAAILGAGTIGASWTALFLAAGLEVDVYDPSDNAEAFVRDYVEHAWPSLERLGLTANGAMDRVQFFRTPEEAVVRAQFVQESVPERIDIKHELYARIEPHLRADAIVASSASGLLVKEMQDGWKNPGRFILGHPFNPPHLIPLVELLGNDKTDSDVLAKAEQFYAACAKVTIRVNREVPGHVANRLQAALWREAIHLVVEGVASVEDVDKAVYAGPGLRWSVMGPHMLFNLGSGGHGLGVFCERFGPSFHRWWDDLGDPRLTPEVIEKLLTGVQAQENGRSFDDLAAERDRKIVEASRAMSASEGFSVEDAVKKERLVTAR
- a CDS encoding SDR family NAD(P)-dependent oxidoreductase, yielding MSALNGKVAIVTGGGRGIGRAVVDRFLANGARVLSCGRGERPTDLPEAVVWLQADLSRLEDVKRLRSTALQAFGQVDVLVNNAGVQVEKTVTQTTDAEWDLVMGVNAKAVFLCCRELIPDLGHAGKGVIINLGSISANVSDPSMAIYNASKAFVHGLTRSIAVDHGKDGVRCNAICPGWIMTEMAEAGFDLAANPEAAKRDALARHAVGRFGKPEDVAGLALWLASDDSAYASGQMFVMDGGLTAASPLQPGLF
- a CDS encoding PDR/VanB family oxidoreductase → MSNPMNTLDRQELLVRAVKDETPLIRSFELVLDSGAELPPFEAGAHLAIHLGNGLTRQYSLFDAPGTGCSYRVAVLKDAASRGGSMYMHDEVQVGDRIRVTGPGNNFPLAEEAATSVLIGGGIGVTPILSMALELHRQGAEFEMHYCARSAEDAAFVDWLRSEAPFRDRVQMHFDGGDPARGLDVQALLAEVIEGRHLYCCGPGGLMDAVEAASSHWPANAVHFERFKASVVATAENQPFSVYLSRSGLELEVPADKSVLRVLRENGFDINTLCEEGVCGSCLTDVLDGEPEHRDQILSADEKSLNDVMAVCCSRAKSSRLVLDL